Proteins from one Cryptomeria japonica chromosome 4, Sugi_1.0, whole genome shotgun sequence genomic window:
- the LOC131044119 gene encoding zinc-finger homeodomain protein 2, whose protein sequence is MELGEHEGEMGGMQLPMLVSSYGAPPNIHESSKLKPQSIVNADHHQNGSSGTGTGTSSDETRTADQQPVKKSVKYRECLKNHAASIGGHAIDGCGDFMPSGEEGTLEALKCAACNCHRNFHRREVEGEPPCYYCYNPRKDARRRSGGATVAGSMAPLLQTSAPPLALPAPSRFPAHQMIMALGGDSDDGGGGGGGGYMSVYGGGGGGGGGGHVMMKKRFRTKFTNEQKEKMSVFAEKIGWRIQKHDEAAVQQFCADVGVKRHVLKVWMHNNKSHVLAKSNREQCSSQ, encoded by the coding sequence ATGGAGCTTGGGGAACATGAAGGAGAAATGGGTGGAATGCAGTTGCCTATGCTGGTGAGCAGCTATGGCGCCCCGCCCAATATCCATGAGTCTTCAAAGCTTAAGCCGCAGAGTATTGTGAACGCAGATCATCATCAGAATGGAAGTAGCGGCACTGGGACTGGAACTTCCTCGGACGAGACTCGAACTGCTGACCAGCAGCCTGTGAAGAAGAGCGTAAAGTACAGAGAATGCCTCAAGAATCACGCCGCCAGCATTGGCGGCCATGCTATTGATGGGTGTGGGGATTTCATGCCCAGTGGTGAGGAAGGCACTCTGGAGGCTCTCAAATGCGCCGCCTGCAATTGTCACAGGAATTTTCACCGCCGTGAAGTGGAAGGTGAGCCGCCATGCTATTACTGCTACAATCCTCGCAAGGATGCCCGGCGGCGGAGTGGCGGCGCAACGGTGGCGGGTTCCATGGCACCGCTTCTTCAGACGTCGGCGCCGCCTTTGGCTCTGCCCGCGCCCTCGCGGTTTCCTGCACACCAGATGATCATGGCGTTGGGCGGCGATAGTGATGACGGCGGTGGCGGCGGTGGCGGTGGGTATATGAGTGTGTACGGCGGTGGCGGCGGCGGTGGTGGTGGGGGTCATGTGATGATGAAGAAGCGGTTCAGGACCAAGTTTACGAACGAGCAGAAGGAGAAGATGAGCGTTTTTGCGGAGAAGATTGGGTGGAGGATTCAGAAGCATGATGAGGCGGCTGTGCAGCAGTTTTGTGCAGATGTTGGCGTTAAAAGACACGTTCTTAAGGTGTGGATGCACAACAACAAGTCTCATGTTCTTGCCAAGTCCAACAGAGAACAATGCAGCTCACAATGA